One part of the Phoenix dactylifera cultivar Barhee BC4 chromosome 4, palm_55x_up_171113_PBpolish2nd_filt_p, whole genome shotgun sequence genome encodes these proteins:
- the LOC103696824 gene encoding calcium-binding protein PBP1-like — translation MTSGSNPMNQRPDSMVEDLLEFKDFLPFMAESLGPEGLIEELCKGFRLLMDAKKGLITLESLRRNAARLGLEGMADDELLGMLREGDLDGDGALDQMEFCILMFRLSPELMQGSQRMLEEALGMELRSVVL, via the coding sequence ATGACCTCTGGCTCGAACCCTATGAATCAAAGACCAGATAGCATGGTGGAGGACTTGCTCGAATTCAAGGACTTCTTGCCGTTTATGGCCGAGAGTCTGGGGCCCGAGGGGCTCATCGAGGAGCTCTGCAAGGGGTTCCGACTGCTTATGGACGCAAAGAAGGGCCTCATCACGCTCGAGAGTTTGAGGAGGAACGCGGCGAGGCTCGGGCTCGAGGGGATGGCAGATGATGAGCTCTTGGGAATGCTAAGGGAGGGGGATTTGGATGGGGATGGAGCTCTGGACCAGATGGAGTTCTGCATCCTTATGTTTAGGTTGAGCCCGGAGTTGATGCAGGGGTCTCAGAGGATGTTAGAAGAGGCTCTTGGGATGGAGTTAAGGTCTGTTGTGCTCTAA